The genomic stretch TAAGATCCAAAGTGGCAGTTTGACATCTCAAAACAATACTTCTAATTGTAAAATACCGACTGATAAAACATACCATCCCCACCAAATGCAGTATTCATTACAAGGTAGTGATAGAAACATGATGAATTGTAGTAGTTCAATAAATGAACTGAATTATCCTATGAATTTCCCTATGCCTGGTAGTGACTCACACATAAGACCTGGATTGGAAGACAATCAACAGATCTCAGATGCTCGTAAACTTCCCTTGCAGTATGATTCATCTCTTGGAAAGAAAAGGCCTGACTTAGATCTCCGCCAATATTTGGCAACATGGGAAGATGATGAAGATGAAAGTACGAGATTGTCAGAATCCATACCTCTGGGAAATAGTGGAGCCCCATATATAGTAGTTGACTGTAGGTCACTTGAAGGAGATGCTGCTGCAAAACTTCAAGAACGTTTTAAAACATCTACTGCAGCCCAGAACTGTGCTTCAAAACAGAGAAGTAGCAGCCCAAATTCTGAACGCAAAACTGATGATCAACCTAGACAAGATGAAAATACTGAAAGGTCAAACTTGCCTCCAGAATTTCAATCTCAGACTAGTTATGCATCATCAATGCCTGCATTATTGAGTGACTCGGAAAAGAATGTTAACTACTGGAATGGATCAAACAGAGACAGTGAAGGAATTATTGGAAAAGGTGGGGCTTTTCAGCCACTTGATTGCTCTAAAAGGGATAGCAGTATTGATCCTAACAATGGAAAAAGAGATGGTCACCCACAAAATGACTTATCTGCACATAAATTGTCTAGTGCTAATGAGTCTGGCACAATGTCATTTGATGCTTTGGTTTCATACTACGGTGATAATAGGAGAATTGTTGATGGAGGATATGACTTTGTAGAAATGACTGAACGGCTAGTCAATACCTCTGAAAAACCGTCTACAAATATCAGAACTTCCCTTGATCATCCAATCCCTTCAGAAATGTCAAGACCCTGCGATCCAAGACTACAACAATCTCAGTTAGGTGGTAACCCTTCAATTTATAACAAAGTTGCACCCCGATATCCTACAAGTAGTTATCAACACTACAAACCCATGATACCTGCAGATCCATATTACAATTACAAACATTCAATGggtgcaaataaatattttggatacGAAAACTCTCAAATGATTGATCCAACCTATGATTATCATAAAATGCCATCTGATTTTGAAACTGCCAGGTTGTATGGtaataaagaaatttcaaaagATCCAAGAAGAATGTATCACCAAGAAATAGATAAATCTGTAGAAAGTGCATTCTTAGACCCAGTAAGAAAAGCTCAGATAGATTGCTTTCAAGACAAAAGTTTAGAATTTGGATCAGTTGATCATGATCAGTTTATCTCTCCTATCATTATgaaaagtacagatcaacacaacCGAGACAAGGATTATTCTGAGAAAAATAGTTCAATTAGAGATGGgatgaatattttaaacaatgaaattccAGCTCATTCAGAAAAAACTGTTCTGATAACTTCTCAAAATGGACCACCAGAAATTTTTAGAGTTCCATATTCTCCAGAGAAGGATTTGTCACATAAAGATAATTTGGTTACTTTACATTCTGGAGATCAAACAAAAAGTAACACCATAACAGTTGAAGTACCTTATGACCAACAGTATTCTACTTTAGTGAAGCTTTCTGAGGAAATTAGCCGTTCGGAAAATGGAGATGTGAAGAGCAAGGATAAAACCAACAGTTCAGTGTCatcaaatgaattaaataatgaagaattcaaaaaacCTACCAGCTTCAAATTAAAAAGGCTACCTAACAGCAAGGAATGGACTGTTGAAGGAAAAGAATATAATGAACCAAGTAAAAGGTCAGTGTcacaaaataatagtgtaaatgaAGAAAATTCCTGTGATGTAGCTGATGATAGGGATGTCTTAAAGTCATCTGTAACTGTTAGTAGTTTAAATATGCCTTCTCTAGATGATATTAGAGATGGAGATGAAACCTGTGAAGTAAATGACAATCATCCAAAATCACAATTGAGTGATGGTATCTTATgctcaaacaaaaatgtttgtgatGATATAAGTAAAACAAAGTATAACACCCAGACTCCTCAGATGGCGATTGTTCAGCCAATGAAATTAACTCAATCTGAACCTGAATTGATTGAGTCAAGTTCaaacaaattaattgataaaaatgatAAGGATGATGCAATCCAACAGCCTCTTAGTTCTATAAATTCTCAAAGCCCAACTCAATTAAATTACAATCCAGAAAAATCTCCAGTTGGTCACTCACACCTGGATTTAATTTCAGATAGTGATATTTCAAAACACGAAAACTTCAGAACTCACAAAAAGATTCAAAACAGCTTTTCCAATGGATTGCCAAACTGTTTGACATCACCAAGTGAAGATTTCTTACATTCTTCAAATATAAACCCTGGAAGCACAAAAGATTCTTATTCTCCTTTTCATGTTTACTCAGATTGTGATATGAATACCCAAATTACAGATTACTTCAAGATTGATGAAAGAACAAATTCAGGTGAGAAAATGTTGGACACACGGGTTCCTTCTTCTCCTGGTGTAGATGGAATGTTCGAAGATATAAATCATGCAAATCAAAGTCAGCTATACCCACAAAAATCTTGCAATTTCCAAGATTTGACTGATCCTAACATGACTTCACTAAGTGCTCACAATGCTCATTTCCAATCCTTTTCAAGCATATTTTCTGAAGATGATGATAAAAGAGGAAGACCAGATGGTTCTGTGCTTCAGATAggagacaaaaaatatttaaaaaatttgcttgATGATATTGAAAATCATCATATTTCAGGTTGTCAAGAAGAACAAGAAGATAGATTACAAGGTAattctttaaatgaaattctaaatGAAAAAACTGATGAAGTAAAAACATCACCACCAATTCcatcaataagtttaaaattgaatgaaacaaaaaaaatgtggTGTATAGCTAAAAAGGATAAGCAAGTGAATCACAAAACTTCTTTAGAAACAGAATCGGTTTTGAAATCAAATATTCTTACCCACAGCACTCAAGGCACTGTAAATGAATTCAGAGGAGTTGAAGCATCATCCATTAAAAATCAAATAGACTGTGCATATTCTgatttttctgaaattaaaaagacaaatttaaatgaaCCACCAAGTACATCCCTTCCACGTCAACTTCAAAATAGTGATACAGctgaacaaaatttattattggatGACCACAGAGTAGATAAACAAAAGTTGTCTTCAACTAATAACATTTCATTCCCTGGGGACACAGCAACGACGAAGATGTGCCTCACAATCACAAAATATTACCCTAGAgctgaattatttaaaagaataacaaatcCAGCCAGTCCAAATTTAGGAATACTTGTTTTTGATGAAAATGGCACTCACTTTCCTAAATCTTATGATTCAAGTGGAGTAGAAGTCAGTGAAAGGGTAGACATTTGTCAAAGTATTATAACTAGTATCTTTGATCAAACATTTGACTTCATCAGCTTGAGAAAAAGAAATGTGCCAAATAAATCTTCCAATGATAGTTTATACCATCATTACAAGAAAACTAACACTGCTATCTCaagtaatcaaaatattaatgaagtaCTATTCACAGATACTGTGATAAAATTTGATTCCTCGTACAGTTTTTCCAAAGACAAAAAAGATCAAGTAAACAATATTGTCAAAACAACAGAAGTATTTATTCAACGAGAAAAAGAAAATTGTCAGCATCACTCTGTAATTAAAACCACACAACTTCAGGATTACTGcagcaaaataaaaacaagaaaaactagtAGATCAATTTTTTCTCCAATGTCTGATAATGGATTTGAAGATGATcccatattttcaaaaaaacggAAAATTGCAGGTCATGAAAATATACAACATGAGGACaacataaattttgatatattaaataaagattcTGGTCACAAAGAAAAAATGCATGATGTTGAAGATTTTGAAAGTCATGTACTGGACTACAGCTCTAGGAAATCTATTTCTGAGTCTACTGAAGAACCAGAAGAACTCTCAAAACAATTAGTTATGAACAGAATCACTGATGAAGTCTTTAAGGGATTTGGTAGTCCCAAAGAAGTCCCTTCTCAACAGACATTTTCTGAATCATTGAATGAACTTACTGAGAGCAAGAAATCTGAGAACAGTCCTTATCATGAATTAGATAAAGAACAGAACATAATCAAGGATAATTTGGAAATAGATAATGCCCTTGAATTGATGGGATTGTCAAGTACAAAACATTTAGACAAAGCTAACAAGAAATATTCTATTGAATGTATTGGCAAAGAAAGTTCAGTTTCTTTGCAGGAAGCATTAGAAAATGAACCTGATTGGTTTTCTCGTCAAGATGATGATTACATCAATCTTCCTTTGGGAGCATGCTTACAAAGAGATAATGTTAATTCTGACAAGAAAGACAAACAAGTTGAAGAAGAAAATGTacaatgtgataaaaataatagcaGTGTTGAAATTACAGAAGTAAAAGAAGTAtgcaacaaaagtaaaatatgtcAAGATATTACTAAAGTAAAAGAAGCCTCCTCAGTTGTAAAAACCCATACCAATGAAAATCTGATTATTGTTTCTGAATCTCAAGAACATGCTGAAGATCTATGCCAAACAACATCCCAAAGACACTTACCCAAAGACACCTTAATTGGGTTTGTCAACGAGGATGTAGATTTAACTTTTTCACAGGACATGGACTCTTCTTATGATTTGCCCATTGAAAACCATTCTCAAACTGAAGGAATTGACAGCCTCAACCATCCTCAATCTTACTTTTCACCAGAACTGGGTGCAACATTTAACAAAGAAGAGTCATTAGAAGCTTGGCCAATTGTTAATACTGGTCTGTTAAGTTGCTCCACGCCCATAATTAAAGATTCTCAAGCTGATCCACAAATTGAAGACCTTGAGGCCAGGCTGGAAACTTCTGTTATAGTAAGAAACAATAGTTGTAGTAGTTTTATATACAATCAGTCTGATGAATCTTCCATAACAGTTTGTCAAAACTCAATTCCATCTCAGCAAGTTGTTCATTTAGAGATTGAACAGTTAAACACTTTGAATgatgatagtaaaataaatttgcgTTCCACAGAAAACTGTCAACAGACTACATCACTATATCTAGAAACCTCACAAAAATCCACAAAATCAAATCCTCTTAACGGGATCTCGGAAGAACTCAAGTCACATAATAACTGCTTACAACAAGAAACATACACTTCTAAAATGGACTGTCAAGTAGAAAATCCTAATGATGTATCTAAAATATGTACTGAATCACATATTGAAAACAGTAGCACAGAAAGTGTTGCCAACCAAATGCCAGTTATCACATCTAAGGATATGAGTGTTTCAAACactattaatacttttaaaagtctTGGTGAAGAAGACAGTCTTATGGGTTATTGTGCTGGAGAGTCAGTTTTCATGTGTTTAGATGAAGaggttaaaacttatttaaaaagaagtaagttaagttattttcatgaatttaagaaaagaaaatggcaaaaattctttaaaactgtCAATAAAAAAGATATATCTAATAGATATATTgtggaaaataaaaaaggtaactTGAATAACAAAGTATATACAAATGAGGTCTTTGATTATCAGTCAGAAAAGGTTTGTACGAAAAACATTCTTCCTGAAACTATTGTTGAGAACAAAGAAACCAAGAATAGTCCTTCTCCAGTTTCTGTTGAAATGGATTCTGGAATTGAAGATGAATCACATGTGCAATATTCTGactcaaatttaaaagataaatcatTCCATTCTAAATGcacaaataatacaaaagaaaCATCAATTCAACTCAACTGTGAATATCAAAGCCCAAAACAATTAATGTTTGAATCAGTAAATGATTCTACAGTAGAAGAGAGGAcaagtttaattacaaatacagATAAAGCTTCAGCACCACTAAAAGATAAATCtcaattttttatagaaaaagatTCTCGTGTATTTCACACAAGAAGAGACTCTTTCAAAATGTTGGAACCAGAATTTGTTTTGAAGGAAATCTTTTCACCTGATCCAGAAACTGATGATTCAGAGAGTAAAGAAAATGAATGTCCTAtgaatttttctcaaataaaatatgaaacatctCCTCATTTAATGGAAACAAATTTAGCATTAACTACAAACTCAATATCACCATCCTTACCTATTTTATCTACTAAATTCAACAAACTGAGCGATTGTATGACAAGTAAGAACCCTGGTATAGAAGATACTTTATCAAATACACATGAGTTAGATATAGTAAAAACATTGGACTGTAATGATTGTAATACTTCCATTCACGATTCAGGTGGAAAGAATACTATTCAGAATTTCAATGATCCAATTGAACCAGATTATGACAAACAAGTATCAACTGCTGGGTTAGTCCAAGATGTGAATCAAGTTAATGCAACATTGCCACTTCAAGAAGAACCTGAAATGGCAAAAAAAGATTCTGATGAGGCAGGAGgattaacatttcaaattatatcaAATACTGAGGTCAGTAGATTCACAAACAATCCGTTTTCATCTCAAAGAGACAATACTCTTGAAAATGTAAGTAGCAATGTGATTGATCAGGGTTCCACTACGAgtacaaatgtaattaataatgtgGAAAACTGTCAAAATCTAcatttatttgctcaggagttgcataataataacaacactcCAGTTGTAGAGAACATGGCAGAATTATCACCTTGCCAAGAAACTAAAGCATGTAAAAATAAGGGTTTGAAGCAGTCCACACTACTGGAAGAAGACACAGTTACTTTCAGTGAAAAATTTGAGAAAACTAGTACTTTTGTGGAAAATATCGGTGAAAGGGTTTTGCAAAATCCTAAATACATTGCGGGCTCAATTCAAAGTACTAAAAACATAGTTGAATTTAAATCTTCTGATGATTCTGAAATTGATCAAACTTGCAGCTCAAAATCCGTACCAATCCAACAGTGTCATGGAGCACATTCCACTTACAGTTATGATGATACtggtttacaagaaaaaaaagACAAGTCAATTTCATTGATAAATCAAGATAACCAAACCCAACAAATCACGAAATCCTCACCTAGGcagaattcattaaataatgaaGACATGTTTGAGATTGATTATAAAGAAAATGGAAGTGGAGAACCAATGGTTATGTCTCCAAAAGGTGATTTAACatctacaaaatattacaaagaagaCCAAGTAAGAAATTCAGACATTAATTCCAAGAATGATAGTAAAGAATGTAACGTAGAAGAACAACAAAATACTGGCTGTcatgatgaaaaaataaatactgtacagGATTCTTTAAGAAATAGTGTAAACAATGAAACCTTTCCATTACAATGTTTGGTCGAAGCAGCTTTAGCTCTTGAAAGTGTTGATTCGAAACAGGTAATGTTTAGTAATTCAAATTTTCCAGTTTTGTATAATCAAACAGAAGACAAATCATTAACATTCTCAAAGATTCCAGATGGCACTAATGATAGTTCTGTCAAAACAGTGCAATCTTCTTACAACAATAATTCTACTCGTTCTGGAGAAAGTAGTTCTAATGAAAATCACTTGACTCCTACTGACagagaaatattttctaaatttgaagaaacaaattacaatttaagaGCTTCAACTAGAATTGTAACTTCTAGTAGCTCTAACATAATCCCTTACTCAAAGcgtaaatatggtttaaaatctTCGAAGATAAATACTTCACAAGGAATCaaacagaaaaaaacagaaattaatgtaACAGAAAAAAGTCGCACTAAGAAGCGTAGAGGTGCTTTCACCTATCCTCGCTCAAAGAGGCGGAAAAAGGtcacaaaaaacaaacaaaaattaggACAAGCATTACAACAAGATAATTTCAATGAAGTTGCTAGTAATATTCCTGAAAGTAATAATGATGTTAAATGTACTAGTGATGTTAAATCTTTACAAAGTAACTTGGAAAATGTTATAGAATTGAATGAGGAAGTTAACACATCGACTAACCTACACTCAGTTGATATTAACAAATCTTCACTTCTTGAATCAAACTATGAATCAGTTGAAGATATTTCGAAGACAGATTTTGGTGGACCATTAATAATTGCTAGCAGTAATACTTCAACgtctggaaatatattttgtgtacatGTAAACTCCAATAAAATGGATGAGtatgttaacaatttaaatttggatgGATTGGAAGTATTGTCAGGAAACAGTCAGGctttaaaagaaaacagtaatGAGAATAGTGCCATTGTACCTGATGTAACTTTAGAAAATGGCACAAGTTTGGTAATAATAATTGAAGAGCTGGCTGATACAGATAAATCACATTATATTGAAAGGAGCAAAGGCGAGTCAGACATCATACTGAGTTCTATTGAAGGAAACTGTGCTGTGCCGTGTCTAAACCAGTCTGTTTCTATTTTAGATGATTGTTCAGATATGTTAAACACAGAATTTTCAGTAAATGAGTCTTGTGTATGCCCACCAGAATTCAATGACAACTCCGAAAATCCATTACTTACTGAAAAGCAAGATGAAATTTTAGAAAGTGAACAATTTATGGCAAATTCTGCTTTTGAGATGAGTGACAACATAGAAGATGGCTATGAAAAGTTTTCAGCAAACTGTGGTCAAGAACTAACGGCCAATTGTTATGAGGAAATAAATGAAAACCTCATAAATGACATAGGCAACTGGCCTTTTGTGGAGGAAGAAGTTGCTGAATTTGATAGTAACACAGATTTGCTTAACAAGATTCCAGAAGAAGGTAGAAAAATAGAGCTGAAGTGTAGTTTaccatggaaaaaaatttttaacatc from Homalodisca vitripennis isolate AUS2020 chromosome 2, UT_GWSS_2.1, whole genome shotgun sequence encodes the following:
- the LOC124354607 gene encoding uncharacterized protein LOC124354607; this encodes MLNNYAESGGGFNSNHGQTSRPAETQKQQNISSTWGYNGQLEGMYYGGEHQPMFMGSYEGSTKHSNYPQYPTGSLHQPVPTPVVKCHEACCQHFQDRYPLNPAPLRYQPSGPVQPRYDGDSRQWRSVQPLSRKKVYSTENGYPGISERHFSQYMGRGQLMADSRQHMQMMRSQYPMYSPYWGGPRGWTGPRMNCPPPPYHQTVSQGAQLQTGLKMSEAHYIDPSTQKTPGSHRRGVTSGGGATDVVRPVPEPKRSTLDPNLQSCYEFGYPTGFVPFSEVNKIQSGSLTSQNNTSNCKIPTDKTYHPHQMQYSLQGSDRNMMNCSSSINELNYPMNFPMPGSDSHIRPGLEDNQQISDARKLPLQYDSSLGKKRPDLDLRQYLATWEDDEDESTRLSESIPLGNSGAPYIVVDCRSLEGDAAAKLQERFKTSTAAQNCASKQRSSSPNSERKTDDQPRQDENTERSNLPPEFQSQTSYASSMPALLSDSEKNVNYWNGSNRDSEGIIGKGGAFQPLDCSKRDSSIDPNNGKRDGHPQNDLSAHKLSSANESGTMSFDALVSYYGDNRRIVDGGYDFVEMTERLVNTSEKPSTNIRTSLDHPIPSEMSRPCDPRLQQSQLGGNPSIYNKVAPRYPTSSYQHYKPMIPADPYYNYKHSMGANKYFGYENSQMIDPTYDYHKMPSDFETARLYGNKEISKDPRRMYHQEIDKSVESAFLDPVRKAQIDCFQDKSLEFGSVDHDQFISPIIMKSTDQHNRDKDYSEKNSSIRDGMNILNNEIPAHSEKTVLITSQNGPPEIFRVPYSPEKDLSHKDNLVTLHSGDQTKSNTITVEVPYDQQYSTLVKLSEEISRSENGDVKSKDKTNSSVSSNELNNEEFKKPTSFKLKRLPNSKEWTVEGKEYNEPSKRSVSQNNSVNEENSCDVADDRDVLKSSVTVSSLNMPSLDDIRDGDETCEVNDNHPKSQLSDGILCSNKNVCDDISKTKYNTQTPQMAIVQPMKLTQSEPELIESSSNKLIDKNDKDDAIQQPLSSINSQSPTQLNYNPEKSPVGHSHLDLISDSDISKHENFRTHKKIQNSFSNGLPNCLTSPSEDFLHSSNINPGSTKDSYSPFHVYSDCDMNTQITDYFKIDERTNSGEKMLDTRVPSSPGVDGMFEDINHANQSQLYPQKSCNFQDLTDPNMTSLSAHNAHFQSFSSIFSEDDDKRGRPDGSVLQIGDKKYLKNLLDDIENHHISGCQEEQEDRLQGNSLNEILNEKTDEVKTSPPIPSISLKLNETKKMWCIAKKDKQVNHKTSLETESVLKSNILTHSTQGTVNEFRGVEASSIKNQIDCAYSDFSEIKKTNLNEPPSTSLPRQLQNSDTAEQNLLLDDHRVDKQKLSSTNNISFPGDTATTKMCLTITKYYPRAELFKRITNPASPNLGILVFDENGTHFPKSYDSSGVEVSERVDICQSIITSIFDQTFDFISLRKRNVPNKSSNDSLYHHYKKTNTAISSNQNINEVLFTDTVIKFDSSYSFSKDKKDQVNNIVKTTEVFIQREKENCQHHSVIKTTQLQDYCSKIKTRKTSRSIFSPMSDNGFEDDPIFSKKRKIAGHENIQHEDNINFDILNKDSGHKEKMHDVEDFESHVLDYSSRKSISESTEEPEELSKQLVMNRITDEVFKGFGSPKEVPSQQTFSESLNELTESKKSENSPYHELDKEQNIIKDNLEIDNALELMGLSSTKHLDKANKKYSIECIGKESSVSLQEALENEPDWFSRQDDDYINLPLGACLQRDNVNSDKKDKQVEEENVQCDKNNSSVEITEVKEVCNKSKICQDITKVKEASSVVKTHTNENLIIVSESQEHAEDLCQTTSQRHLPKDTLIGFVNEDVDLTFSQDMDSSYDLPIENHSQTEGIDSLNHPQSYFSPELGATFNKEESLEAWPIVNTGLLSCSTPIIKDSQADPQIEDLEARLETSVIVRNNSCSSFIYNQSDESSITVCQNSIPSQQVVHLEIEQLNTLNDDSKINLRSTENCQQTTSLYLETSQKSTKSNPLNGISEELKSHNNCLQQETYTSKMDCQVENPNDVSKICTESHIENSSTESVANQMPVITSKDMSVSNTINTFKSLGEEDSLMGYCAGESVFMCLDEEVKTYLKRSKLSYFHEFKKRKWQKFFKTVNKKDISNRYIVENKKGNLNNKVYTNEVFDYQSEKVCTKNILPETIVENKETKNSPSPVSVEMDSGIEDESHVQYSDSNLKDKSFHSKCTNNTKETSIQLNCEYQSPKQLMFESVNDSTVEERTSLITNTDKASAPLKDKSQFFIEKDSRVFHTRRDSFKMLEPEFVLKEIFSPDPETDDSESKENECPMNFSQIKYETSPHLMETNLALTTNSISPSLPILSTKFNKLSDCMTSKNPGIEDTLSNTHELDIVKTLDCNDCNTSIHDSGGKNTIQNFNDPIEPDYDKQVSTAGLVQDVNQVNATLPLQEEPEMAKKDSDEAGGLTFQIISNTEVSRFTNNPFSSQRDNTLENVSSNVIDQGSTTSTNVINNVENCQNLHLFAQELHNNNNTPVVENMAELSPCQETKACKNKGLKQSTLLEEDTVTFSEKFEKTSTFVENIGERVLQNPKYIAGSIQSTKNIVEFKSSDDSEIDQTCSSKSVPIQQCHGAHSTYSYDDTGLQEKKDKSISLINQDNQTQQITKSSPRQNSLNNEDMFEIDYKENGSGEPMVMSPKGDLTSTKYYKEDQVRNSDINSKNDSKECNVEEQQNTGCHDEKINTVQDSLRNSVNNETFPLQCLVEAALALESVDSKQVMFSNSNFPVLYNQTEDKSLTFSKIPDGTNDSSVKTVQSSYNNNSTRSGESSSNENHLTPTDREIFSKFEETNYNLRASTRIVTSSSSNIIPYSKRKYGLKSSKINTSQGIKQKKTEINVTEKSRTKKRRGAFTYPRSKRRKKVTKNKQKLGQALQQDNFNEVASNIPESNNDVKCTSDVKSLQSNLENVIELNEEVNTSTNLHSVDINKSSLLESNYESVEDISKTDFGGPLIIASSNTSTSGNIFCVHVNSNKMDEYVNNLNLDGLEVLSGNSQALKENSNENSAIVPDVTLENGTSLVIIIEELADTDKSHYIERSKGESDIILSSIEGNCAVPCLNQSVSILDDCSDMLNTEFSVNESCVCPPEFNDNSENPLLTEKQDEILESEQFMANSAFEMSDNIEDGYEKFSANCGQELTANCYEEINENLINDIGNWPFVEEEVAEFDSNTDLLNKIPEEGRKIELKCSLPWKKIFNISKGKKKKSKMSRKVSGLELGPAKVEVRLKAPSAEWKVISDYHENDSPVVKVSRLILQRDSDVSSHSEKDSEEENENKRNSEGLGESETNSNSSHSFERNVPYDENWQPVVILTRNKELDELTLNMELKEHSEKIPSPSNTEDNITATENSEGYSSESASESETNELLNENEHLDLSLSLSRENSSCIENFENASVQLQENSSKYSSFQSGKTNKVQGYETYSPSARNNELTEETLYSPSDPHFSPDTSYRYSDKSCFEDEGDEAGSDGEGDGFITNDSVKSNCSLTDSFKSNDENKRNNNEESILRNDETLGNGEACSRSSSSSSDISSPGSSHTNCTFQFASNLPARIDSDSLLLTENSCNNCESNEVTLPNNDLQLNVPNRGGNETEMSELSRDVIIEQKKKLKRKMPKNFFVRKKLIKKNVENAKENSSFIENGTHKSEDEVASDSLLQRLSSDDVTSCSTSDLQKRKGLSSVNSDRVIGSESDLSSVCENSRLQCVYDTEDSSPMRLNESPMSERFEEKVRLRDGGRGLKRPCEGHSKEDTKRRRKKLKNHSSTCEEYGVYFKNKEELIRHNVYRHARRRELHHCLLCQRSFSSAARHSRHIQGRSHRHLELTQRHTMHSMHRLLVGGDCPHIAPLSRAELRTLQWRPTQSGYAHFYHEVTPLQAMLQEHSSDTSEDTMSEERMPND